A genomic stretch from Bacillus sp. E(2018) includes:
- the trpS gene encoding tryptophan--tRNA ligase encodes MSVIFSGIQPSGNLTIGNYIGAMRHFVELQNEHECYFCVVNQHAITVAQDPVELKRNSRNLAALYLAAGIDPEKSTIFIQSEVPAHTKMGWMMQCVTYIGELERMTQFKDKSTGKEAVSAGLLTYPPLMAADILLYNTSIVPVGDDQKQHLELTRDIAERFNKKYREIFVIPEPRIASEGARIMSLVDPEKKMSKSDPNQNSFISMLDDESVILKKIKRATTDSEGVVAYDKENKPGISNLLTIYSQLSGESIKSLVEKYEGKGYGDFKQGVAEAVINALKPIQERYKEYLASTELDDILDSGAEKANRVANKTLNKAERAMGLARKRV; translated from the coding sequence ATGTCTGTAATCTTCTCAGGCATTCAGCCTAGCGGAAATCTAACAATCGGCAACTACATTGGAGCGATGAGGCATTTTGTTGAACTTCAAAATGAACACGAATGTTATTTCTGCGTGGTTAATCAGCACGCTATTACGGTGGCACAAGATCCGGTTGAATTAAAAAGAAACAGCCGAAACCTAGCTGCGCTTTACTTAGCAGCAGGAATCGATCCTGAAAAATCGACAATTTTCATTCAATCTGAAGTTCCAGCTCATACGAAAATGGGATGGATGATGCAATGTGTTACGTATATTGGCGAACTAGAGCGCATGACGCAGTTCAAAGATAAATCAACTGGAAAAGAAGCTGTATCTGCCGGATTATTAACCTATCCTCCTCTTATGGCAGCAGATATCCTTCTATATAACACGAGTATCGTTCCTGTGGGAGATGATCAAAAACAGCATCTTGAATTAACTAGAGATATAGCAGAACGCTTTAATAAGAAGTACCGTGAGATCTTTGTTATTCCAGAGCCTCGTATTGCTTCCGAAGGTGCGAGAATCATGTCACTTGTGGATCCTGAGAAAAAGATGAGTAAATCAGATCCGAATCAAAATTCATTCATCTCTATGCTCGATGATGAATCTGTCATTTTAAAGAAGATTAAGCGTGCTACTACTGACTCAGAAGGTGTAGTTGCTTATGACAAAGAAAATAAGCCAGGCATTTCAAACCTATTAACGATCTATTCACAGTTATCAGGAGAAAGTATTAAATCGCTTGTTGAGAAATATGAAGGAAAAGGATATGGCGACTTTAAACAAGGTGTGGCAGAAGCTGTCATTAATGCTCTTAAACCTATCCAAGAACGTTATAAAGAATATTTGGCATCAACTGAGTTAGATGACATTCTTGATTCTGGTGCTGAAAAAGCAAATCGTGTGGCGAACAAAACGTTAAATAAAGCGGAGCGAGCAATGGGATTAGCTCGTAAGCGAGTTTGA
- a CDS encoding YjbA family protein: MLYLRDVWVNWFEGEENGYNVCEFHEWRKDDYIELLDQVPIIKIESTLFHYIENDLNDLPDSLLEEVHQKAYVRKNNQRVQLEHCFIITDEKKSLIIDTMGYRIPIRKSRLIPRQEQLVFEMAEQTETKVYTFSEKQLSKEYHILSPNPDSMRGLTRKERQLKQLLFMALDQLHSTKNVAEMRYWCTEWMPEQYGRIQRMDFDEAWDALYCELKSGWSKQHMDMCERLVKGQPYFEKIWELENGTQVN; encoded by the coding sequence ATGTTATATTTACGTGATGTTTGGGTCAACTGGTTCGAAGGAGAAGAGAACGGCTATAACGTTTGTGAGTTTCATGAATGGAGAAAAGACGACTATATTGAACTATTGGATCAAGTACCAATTATTAAAATAGAATCCACACTCTTTCATTACATCGAAAATGATTTAAATGATCTGCCGGATTCCCTACTTGAAGAGGTACATCAAAAAGCTTACGTCAGAAAGAACAACCAACGTGTGCAACTCGAACATTGCTTTATCATTACGGATGAAAAAAAATCTCTCATCATAGATACGATGGGTTATAGAATACCAATCCGCAAGAGCAGACTCATACCAAGACAAGAACAGCTTGTTTTTGAGATGGCAGAGCAGACGGAGACAAAAGTCTATACGTTCAGTGAGAAGCAGTTAAGTAAGGAATATCACATTCTTTCTCCGAATCCAGACAGCATGCGAGGGTTAACTCGCAAAGAGAGACAATTGAAGCAACTGTTATTCATGGCTCTAGATCAGCTTCATTCAACGAAAAATGTCGCTGAGATGAGGTACTGGTGCACAGAGTGGATGCCAGAGCAATACGGTAGAATTCAAAGAATGGATTTTGACGAAGCTTGGGATGCGTTATATTGTGAGTTAAAGAGCGGATGGTCGAAACAACACATGGATATGTGTGAACGATTAGTAAAAGGACAGCCGTATTTTGAAAAAATTTGGGAGCTTGAGAACGGAACACAAGTGAACTAA
- the fabF gene encoding beta-ketoacyl-ACP synthase II, with product MKKRVVVTGLGAVTPLGNSVEETWKKIVEGQSGVGPLTRRDKEKFPVKVAAEATEFNPEDFMDKREARRMDRFTQFAVAASIMAVKDANLDITEEIAPRVGVWIGSGIGGMDTHEEQFRIFEAKGVRRVSPFFVPMMIPDMASGQVSITIGAKGMNSCTVTACASGANSIGDAFKVIQRGDADVMVTGGTEAPITDMALAGFCQAGALSTNPDPKTASRPFDKDRTGFIIGEGAGILVLEEYEFAKKRGAKIYAEIVGYGATGDAYHITQPAPGGEGGARAMRQAVEDSGLAPEEISYINAHGTSTDYNDKFETAAIKAVFNEHAYKIPVSSTKSMTGHLLGAAGGIEAIFSVKAIQESILPPTINYETPDEECDLDYVPNTARQAEVKAVLSNSLGFGGHNASLVFKKMEE from the coding sequence ATGAAAAAAAGAGTAGTCGTAACTGGTCTAGGAGCCGTAACTCCTCTTGGAAACAGTGTAGAAGAAACATGGAAAAAGATTGTTGAAGGTCAAAGTGGTGTAGGTCCACTTACAAGAAGAGATAAAGAGAAATTTCCGGTTAAAGTTGCTGCAGAAGCAACAGAATTTAATCCGGAAGATTTTATGGATAAAAGAGAAGCACGCCGTATGGATCGTTTCACTCAGTTTGCCGTTGCAGCATCCATCATGGCTGTTAAAGATGCAAACCTAGATATCACGGAAGAAATTGCACCTCGCGTAGGGGTATGGATTGGTTCTGGAATTGGTGGTATGGATACTCATGAAGAACAATTCCGTATTTTTGAAGCAAAAGGTGTAAGACGTGTTAGCCCATTCTTCGTACCGATGATGATTCCGGATATGGCATCTGGTCAGGTTTCGATCACGATTGGTGCAAAAGGTATGAACTCATGTACCGTAACAGCTTGTGCATCTGGTGCAAACTCAATCGGAGATGCATTCAAAGTGATTCAGCGCGGAGATGCAGATGTAATGGTTACAGGTGGAACAGAAGCACCGATTACAGACATGGCATTAGCAGGATTCTGCCAAGCAGGAGCCCTTTCAACGAATCCAGACCCAAAAACAGCTAGCCGTCCGTTTGATAAGGACAGAACAGGCTTTATCATTGGAGAAGGAGCTGGAATTTTAGTACTAGAAGAATACGAATTTGCGAAAAAACGCGGAGCTAAAATTTACGCAGAGATCGTAGGTTACGGAGCAACAGGAGATGCTTATCATATCACTCAGCCTGCTCCGGGCGGAGAAGGCGGAGCACGTGCAATGAGACAAGCAGTTGAAGATAGCGGTCTTGCTCCAGAAGAAATCTCATATATTAATGCTCATGGTACTAGTACGGATTACAACGATAAGTTCGAAACAGCTGCTATTAAAGCAGTGTTTAACGAGCATGCTTATAAGATTCCGGTGAGCTCAACAAAATCAATGACAGGACACTTGTTAGGTGCTGCTGGTGGAATTGAAGCAATCTTTTCTGTAAAAGCGATTCAAGAGAGTATTCTTCCTCCTACGATTAACTATGAAACACCAGACGAAGAGTGCGATCTCGACTATGTTCCGAATACAGCTAGACAGGCAGAAGTGAAAGCTGTTCTTAGTAACTCACTAGGTTTCGGTGGTCATAATGCATCATTAGTGTTCAAAAAAATGGAAGAATAG
- a CDS encoding beta-ketoacyl-ACP synthase III, which produces MNAGIIGMGSYIPEKILANSDLEKMVDTSDEWIRTRTGIVERRIAEKSVKTSHMARYAAEEAIKDAGISAEDIDLIVVATVTPDNPFPSVACQLQESLGAKNAVGMDVSAACAGFIYGLVVGKQFIETGTYKNVLVVGAEKLSKITDWKDRNTAVLFGDGAGAAILSSVSEGRGILSFELGSDGTGAKHLYQDEFIHMNGREVFKFAVRQMGETSLNVVHKAGLTKEDVDFLIPHQANIRIMEASRERLELPKEKMVMTIDKFGNTSSASIPMALKEALKDGRIKEDHTIVLVGFGGGLTWGAVALRWGR; this is translated from the coding sequence ATGAATGCAGGAATCATAGGGATGGGAAGCTATATCCCTGAAAAAATTCTAGCGAACTCCGACCTGGAAAAAATGGTTGATACTAGTGACGAGTGGATTCGAACTCGAACAGGAATCGTAGAACGTAGAATTGCAGAGAAATCGGTAAAAACGTCTCATATGGCTAGATATGCAGCGGAAGAAGCGATAAAAGATGCTGGCATCTCTGCAGAAGATATTGATCTTATCGTTGTAGCGACGGTTACACCAGACAACCCATTTCCATCAGTAGCATGCCAATTACAAGAATCCTTAGGTGCAAAGAACGCTGTAGGTATGGACGTAAGTGCTGCATGTGCAGGTTTTATTTATGGTTTGGTCGTAGGGAAGCAGTTCATTGAAACAGGGACGTATAAAAATGTTTTAGTCGTTGGTGCTGAAAAGCTATCTAAAATAACGGACTGGAAAGATCGTAATACAGCAGTATTATTTGGAGATGGTGCTGGAGCGGCTATTCTTTCTTCTGTTAGCGAAGGTAGAGGCATCCTTTCGTTTGAGCTTGGTTCAGATGGAACAGGAGCAAAACATCTATATCAAGATGAATTTATCCATATGAACGGCAGAGAAGTATTTAAGTTTGCCGTGCGTCAGATGGGTGAGACTTCATTAAATGTCGTTCATAAAGCAGGTTTGACTAAAGAAGACGTTGACTTCTTAATTCCGCATCAAGCGAATATTAGAATCATGGAAGCTTCACGAGAGCGTTTAGAGCTTCCTAAAGAAAAAATGGTCATGACGATCGACAAATTTGGTAATACGTCATCAGCTTCCATACCGATGGCATTAAAAGAAGCACTAAAAGATGGTAGAATAAAAGAAGATCATACAATCGTACTTGTTGGCTTTGGTGGAGGCTTAACCTGGGGTGCTGTAGCACTTCGTTGGGGAAGATAA
- a CDS encoding YppG family protein has protein sequence MHNPQARQQPMYPPQFPGRFPMGQNQQHMQQGFPPPQHFGGPGYRGMPAPFHQPMPRPFLHSFRTQEGSLDYNKIFSVIDQSVKVAQQISPIFSAFKKK, from the coding sequence ATGCATAATCCCCAAGCTAGACAGCAACCGATGTATCCTCCGCAGTTTCCTGGACGTTTTCCAATGGGCCAAAATCAGCAGCACATGCAGCAAGGTTTTCCACCACCACAACATTTCGGTGGCCCTGGTTACAGAGGTATGCCGGCACCATTTCATCAACCGATGCCTCGACCATTTCTACATTCTTTTCGAACGCAGGAAGGCTCTTTAGATTACAATAAAATTTTTTCTGTTATCGACCAATCCGTAAAAGTCGCACAACAGATCTCACCTATCTTTTCTGCGTTTAAGAAGAAGTAA
- a CDS encoding ComZ family protein, with translation MDTERNMKFMQIAMSHMPEAQAFLEKKGIEIGMEDVQPMLQLLMNVMNDAYELGKEEK, from the coding sequence ATGGATACAGAACGCAACATGAAATTTATGCAGATCGCTATGTCGCATATGCCAGAAGCACAAGCTTTTTTAGAGAAAAAAGGAATTGAGATCGGCATGGAAGATGTTCAGCCGATGCTTCAGCTCTTAATGAACGTGATGAATGATGCTTACGAACTTGGAAAAGAAGAAAAATAA
- a CDS encoding NAD-dependent epimerase/dehydratase family protein codes for MKKAFVTGAAGFIGYHLCSRLLDEEVDVVGIDMAESPDRIDFIARHAGFKYLPYDINETDLEPHTNGCDVIFHLACSVKPTAPWANIEDEVQRNVSVLKKVATLANSETKLIYVSSYDVYGKRQGDVLETSPKNPESLFGLIKLTEENIVKQLAEQHDFPFVIMRLPTVYGPGQPEHHTYQQVISTEDQDQERNDSISKDSVTEDVLFVDDAAEALFLAGKSAAKNEIYNISSGNQNQWLEGLTELKADQLTFKEKRKMRIKGEKAETELGFRAKTKIKEGIMKQIMHFRNRNKKSKPNSKEI; via the coding sequence ATGAAAAAGGCATTTGTAACAGGAGCGGCAGGGTTTATCGGTTACCATTTGTGCAGCCGTTTGTTGGATGAAGAAGTGGACGTCGTCGGCATAGATATGGCAGAATCTCCAGACCGGATAGATTTCATTGCTCGTCATGCCGGATTTAAGTACCTTCCCTATGATATAAATGAAACGGATCTTGAACCACATACAAATGGCTGTGATGTGATTTTTCATCTCGCTTGTTCAGTTAAGCCAACAGCACCATGGGCAAATATAGAAGATGAAGTGCAGAGGAACGTCTCTGTTCTTAAAAAAGTTGCAACGTTAGCCAATAGTGAAACGAAGCTGATTTACGTATCATCCTATGATGTGTACGGAAAACGACAAGGAGATGTATTGGAAACTTCACCAAAAAATCCTGAGTCCCTTTTTGGTCTTATTAAGCTAACAGAAGAAAATATCGTGAAACAACTTGCTGAACAGCATGATTTTCCGTTCGTTATCATGAGATTGCCGACTGTATATGGACCCGGTCAGCCTGAACATCATACTTACCAACAGGTAATCTCAACAGAAGATCAAGATCAAGAAAGGAACGATTCAATATCTAAAGATTCAGTTACAGAAGATGTACTTTTTGTGGATGACGCCGCTGAAGCTTTATTCTTGGCAGGGAAATCAGCTGCGAAAAATGAAATCTACAACATAAGTAGTGGCAACCAGAACCAATGGTTAGAAGGATTGACTGAATTAAAAGCCGATCAATTAACATTCAAAGAAAAAAGAAAGATGAGGATTAAAGGTGAGAAAGCGGAAACTGAACTCGGATTTCGTGCGAAAACGAAAATAAAAGAAGGTATCATGAAACAGATCATGCATTTTAGGAATCGAAATAAAAAATCAAAGCCGAATTCAAAGGAGATATAA
- a CDS encoding alpha/beta hydrolase, with the protein MSIDKRTFQIDNQWNIIHLPKQPNGFAVMIIGDCSHYVDEHTSLWKQNTERANLIQSLKNQGYTIFYSNLYGRHWGSPKAVILAKRLYHYVMKHEILNPNIHLIAEGMGSLVALRLMEDMEKNIRSSLFINPCIDLQLHFNHERQNRLFFKRLIREIVSAYNTEEDIESLINNLPQTNQLTATTPVQIWHAARGVAFNFKDHSRPYEKRRQELAAPISLSIHVPEATFNPARAFQEYFKNHEKVL; encoded by the coding sequence GTGAGTATCGACAAACGCACTTTCCAAATAGACAATCAATGGAATATTATACACCTACCAAAGCAGCCGAACGGTTTTGCCGTAATGATTATCGGTGATTGCAGTCATTATGTTGATGAGCATACGAGTCTTTGGAAACAAAACACTGAACGTGCAAACCTCATCCAATCCCTCAAAAATCAAGGATATACCATTTTTTATTCTAATCTATACGGAAGACATTGGGGAAGTCCGAAAGCAGTCATTCTGGCAAAACGACTATACCACTATGTGATGAAGCATGAAATTTTAAATCCGAATATTCATTTGATCGCAGAGGGTATGGGATCACTTGTTGCACTGCGGCTCATGGAGGATATGGAAAAAAATATACGCTCAAGTCTATTTATTAATCCATGTATTGATTTGCAGCTCCATTTTAATCATGAAAGGCAGAACCGATTATTTTTCAAACGTCTGATTCGAGAAATCGTATCAGCTTACAATACAGAAGAAGATATAGAATCACTAATTAATAATCTGCCTCAAACCAATCAGCTGACAGCGACTACACCTGTTCAAATATGGCATGCGGCACGCGGTGTAGCATTTAATTTTAAAGATCACAGCAGACCTTATGAGAAGAGAAGACAAGAATTAGCAGCACCTATTTCACTTTCTATCCATGTTCCTGAAGCTACGTTCAATCCGGCGAGGGCCTTTCAAGAATATTTTAAAAACCATGAAAAAGTGTTGTGA
- a CDS encoding YjzD family protein gives MRYIWTLIWSLLLSNMIFYVLVSMQGGTFDFVKACIFGVVFTVIISILGELLPAKSEEI, from the coding sequence ATGCGTTATATTTGGACGTTAATCTGGTCTTTATTATTAAGTAATATGATTTTTTATGTGCTCGTTTCAATGCAAGGCGGAACATTCGATTTCGTAAAAGCTTGTATTTTTGGAGTAGTGTTTACAGTTATCATTTCTATTCTTGGTGAGTTATTGCCAGCAAAAAGCGAAGAGATATAA
- a CDS encoding YjzC family protein, with product MGQNKHFKHGQKAPNNGMYVEIGETGSMVNDPQQVHLSAGDRFPETTNHNRVWTYKRKP from the coding sequence ATGGGGCAGAATAAGCATTTTAAACACGGTCAGAAAGCACCAAATAACGGGATGTATGTAGAAATCGGTGAAACAGGGAGCATGGTAAATGATCCGCAGCAGGTTCATTTATCAGCAGGTGATCGATTTCCAGAAACAACGAATCATAACAGAGTTTGGACATATAAACGAAAGCCATAG
- a CDS encoding HNH endonuclease, translated as MEKGTCELCRREPVELTVHHLIPKEEGGRFSETADLCVPCHKQIHFLFTNSELASLYSTVEKLRDTPELKKFLKWLRKQPASALPRMKKSNRLKRRR; from the coding sequence GTGGAGAAAGGTACATGTGAACTATGTAGGAGAGAACCAGTAGAATTAACCGTTCATCACTTAATTCCGAAAGAAGAAGGCGGCAGATTTTCTGAAACAGCAGATCTTTGTGTTCCATGTCATAAACAGATTCATTTTTTGTTTACAAATTCTGAACTAGCATCGCTGTACAGCACGGTTGAAAAATTAAGAGATACTCCTGAATTAAAGAAATTCTTAAAGTGGCTTCGTAAACAGCCGGCATCAGCGCTTCCTCGTATGAAGAAGTCAAACCGTTTAAAGCGAAGGAGATGA
- the moaD gene encoding molybdopterin converting factor subunit 1: MMINILLFADLAQQAETERLSIEIHSPLTVEEVRTLLQIKVGKLSGIENSLLAVNDEYVELTDQVNDGDTVAFIPPVSGG, from the coding sequence ATGATGATAAACATCTTATTGTTTGCAGATTTAGCTCAACAAGCCGAAACTGAAAGACTTTCGATTGAAATTCATTCTCCTCTAACAGTAGAAGAAGTAAGAACCTTGTTACAAATTAAGGTCGGTAAACTATCCGGGATTGAAAATTCACTACTTGCTGTAAATGATGAATATGTAGAGTTAACAGATCAAGTGAACGATGGTGACACTGTGGCTTTCATACCACCTGTTAGTGGGGGTTAA
- a CDS encoding molybdenum cofactor biosynthesis protein MoaE, whose protein sequence is MKMFQITSEPINNQDVIDSVVHHNAGAISVFIGTVREMTGQKRTKFLHYEAYVPMAEKQLERIGTEIQEKWPNAIIAITHRIGTLQITDVAVTIAVSTPHRHDAFEASRYAIERIKEIVPIWKKEHYTDGEEWIGNQQGTKTYPAGHPEGVVK, encoded by the coding sequence ATGAAAATGTTTCAGATAACATCTGAACCCATAAATAATCAGGACGTTATTGATTCTGTCGTTCATCATAATGCAGGAGCAATTTCTGTATTCATCGGTACGGTTAGAGAAATGACAGGACAAAAACGAACCAAGTTTCTTCATTATGAAGCATATGTACCTATGGCTGAAAAACAACTCGAAAGAATTGGAACTGAAATTCAAGAAAAATGGCCAAATGCGATCATTGCGATTACCCATCGAATTGGGACGCTGCAAATAACCGATGTCGCAGTAACGATCGCAGTTTCCACTCCTCATCGGCACGATGCTTTTGAAGCAAGTCGTTATGCGATTGAGCGTATCAAGGAAATTGTGCCCATCTGGAAAAAGGAGCATTATACGGACGGAGAAGAATGGATAGGTAATCAACAAGGAACAAAAACGTATCCTGCGGGACATCCAGAGGGAGTAGTGAAATGA
- the mobB gene encoding molybdopterin-guanine dinucleotide biosynthesis protein B: MGSPIILQVIGYQNSGKTTLIKKLLKELGKQHLRVGVIKHHGHGDTLDLNDSGKDTEQHRSAGACITCVTSSKNSILTMNSELPLNKAIALYETLEMDCILIEGYKHIPFPRVVLLRNEKEDMDLLLNSHDVIVTIHSNKPKTAILQESNSPHLMREDEEGWLNCLINYITHEHRKESGS, from the coding sequence GTGGGATCACCCATTATTCTCCAAGTCATCGGCTATCAGAACAGTGGAAAAACAACACTAATAAAAAAATTACTCAAAGAGTTGGGAAAACAACATTTACGAGTGGGAGTCATTAAACATCATGGTCACGGAGATACCTTAGATCTTAATGATTCAGGTAAAGATACAGAACAACATAGAAGTGCAGGCGCATGTATTACCTGTGTTACTTCTTCTAAGAACTCCATATTAACCATGAATTCAGAGTTACCATTGAATAAAGCAATAGCTCTATACGAAACACTTGAAATGGATTGTATTCTAATAGAAGGATATAAACATATTCCGTTTCCTCGAGTTGTGCTTTTGCGAAACGAGAAAGAAGATATGGATCTTTTGTTGAATTCTCATGATGTGATTGTAACCATCCATTCCAATAAGCCTAAGACAGCTATTCTGCAGGAATCAAATAGCCCCCATCTCATGAGGGAGGATGAAGAAGGATGGCTGAACTGTTTAATCAACTACATCACTCATGAACATCGAAAGGAGAGTGGATCATGA